The Mycolicibacterium boenickei genome has a segment encoding these proteins:
- a CDS encoding IclR family transcriptional regulator: MTMAVEKAGETPSAVIDRVSLVLDVFDGPGRLTLAEIVRRTGLPRSSAHRILERLVHLRWLRRDGRDYELGMRLVELGSLALHQDRIHQAAIPLLRDLHRATGLVVHLAVLDGSDVVYLEKIGDQMVAAIPTRIGGRQPAHCTAVGKAILADNPSCEVDFTERKTRFSISGERQLVAELAKVRAHGVAFEREESLAGFGCVAAPIGPIGAAVAAVSVCGPMSRMTFDHRLAAPVRMTAMGIWRNAEVGPRQVVPTLQPLRPLRVTNTVSGANGLRASTALLPA; the protein is encoded by the coding sequence TCGAGAAGGCCGGCGAGACGCCCAGCGCCGTCATCGACCGGGTTTCCCTGGTTCTCGATGTCTTCGACGGACCGGGCCGGCTGACATTGGCAGAGATCGTGCGGCGGACCGGGCTGCCGCGTTCGTCGGCCCACCGCATCCTGGAGCGCCTCGTTCACCTACGGTGGCTGCGCCGCGACGGCCGTGACTACGAGTTGGGCATGCGGCTGGTCGAGCTGGGCTCGCTGGCCCTGCATCAAGACCGCATCCATCAAGCGGCGATTCCGTTGCTCCGCGATCTGCACCGGGCCACCGGACTGGTCGTCCACCTCGCGGTCCTCGACGGTTCCGACGTGGTGTACCTGGAGAAGATCGGTGACCAGATGGTGGCGGCCATCCCGACCCGGATCGGAGGACGCCAACCCGCGCACTGTACGGCGGTCGGCAAGGCGATCCTGGCCGACAACCCATCATGCGAAGTCGACTTCACCGAACGTAAGACGCGGTTCTCGATCAGCGGTGAGCGGCAGCTGGTCGCCGAGCTGGCCAAGGTCCGCGCGCACGGGGTGGCGTTCGAGCGCGAAGAATCACTGGCCGGATTCGGGTGTGTCGCAGCGCCGATCGGCCCGATCGGGGCTGCCGTCGCGGCGGTGTCGGTGTGCGGCCCGATGAGCCGCATGACCTTTGACCACCGGCTGGCGGCTCCGGTGCGGATGACCGCGATGGGTATCTGGCGCAATGCCGAAGTCGGCCCTCGACAGGTGGTCCCCACTTTGCAGCCGCTGCGGCCGCTGCGCGTCACGAACACTGTTTCAGGCGCCAACGGGTTGCGGGCTTCGACCGCGCTACTGCCGGCATGA